In the genome of Ptychodera flava strain L36383 chromosome 13, AS_Pfla_20210202, whole genome shotgun sequence, one region contains:
- the LOC139148384 gene encoding mixed lineage kinase domain-like protein, whose amino-acid sequence MDVGSVLGAVVTVAFEIYKIVDEVKTNNKRCKRLKDRIASLVTPVTFVRSLGGSDSDKYHEALKQLLLCLKSAKAFILEFKKLKSFWKAWERDEIKSRFDDINLRLDRLVPTLCLGLQATMKQTIDETFEQTRKIQEDLADERTDWQKFEEMIAGMRDDQQKIREELHEGFEGMGDCLEYIVVKVNEISDKLDSSRSAKERGSILANPTEELKVIETGDLKFKEKIGEGRFGKVYKAEYKSDIVAVKKFTLKPGLPNDVMTKLRNEAEKMKRFDSMNVIRLFGICIEKDNYLLIMEYMSETNLRHVLDHHEKYNLDWKIRLRMAREGACGLFRIHNADPPMLHRNIGSKKFLVNADLHVKISDCGFALTKTSAARHHSSHKKSAITHIAPEHFINLNKEYTERSEVYGFGIVMWEIATLKRPYEGMSDKEIYAYLTKDEKVEPLNSDCPPEFASVIDRCRSFDSLMRPLIAEVKDELDVICSKYD is encoded by the exons ATGGACGTAGGCAGTGTGCTCGGGGCAGTGGTCACCGTTGCCTTCGAAATTTACAAGATTGTGGATGAAGTGAAGACAAACAACAAGCGGTGCAAGCGATTGAAAGACCGGATCGCGAGTTTGGTCACGCCCGTTACCTTCGTGAGATCCCTTGGCGGCAGCGACAGTGACAAGTACCATGAAGCTCTTAAACAACTTCTCTTGTGTCTCAAGTCAGCTAAAGCATTCATCCTAGAATTCAAGAAACTGAAGTCGTTTTGGAAGGCATGGGAAAGAGACGAAATAAAATCGCGTTTTGATGACATCAACTTACGACTTGACAGATTGGTTCCGACCTTGTGTCTCGGTCTACAGGCAACCATGAAACAGACCATTGATGAAACGTTCGAGCAAACCAGGAAGATACAGGAAGATTTAGCCGATGAACGAACAGATTGGCAGAAATTCGAAGAAATGATAGCAGGAATGAGAGACG atcaacagaaaatcagagaagAACTGCATGAAGGATTTGAAGGCATGGGTGATTGTCTTGAATATATCGTGgtcaaagtgaatgaaataTCAGATAAATTAGACAGCAGTAGAAGTGCCAAAG AACGAGGCAGTATATTGGCCAATCCAACTGAAGAGCTCAAAGTTATAGAGACTGGTGACTTGAAGTTTAAAGAAAAGATTGGAGAAGGAAGATTTGGGAAAGTGTATAAGGCAGAGTACAAGAGTGACATCGTTGCCGTCaaaaaatttactctgaaacc TGGATTACCGAATGATGTGATGACCAAACTGCGGAATGAGGCAGAGAAGATGAAGAGGTTTGACTCAATGAATGTCATAAGGCTGTTTGGAATATGCATTGAGAAAG ATAACTATCTCCTCATTATGGAATATATGTCTGAAACAAATTTACGGCATGTCCTTGACCATCATGAGAAGTACAATCTTGACTGGAAGATTCGTTTACGGATGGCCAGGGAAGGAGCCTGTGGGTTGTTTCGGATCCATAATGCAGATCCCCCAATGCTCCACAGAAATATTGGAAGTAAGAAATTCCTGGTGAATGCCGACTTGCATGTCAAG ATCTCAGACTGTGGGTTTGCATTGACCAAGACATCAGCAGCCAGGCACCACAGCAGCCACAAGAAAAGTGCAATAACTCACATAGCACCAGAACATTTTATAAACCTCAATAAGGAGTACACAGAAAGAAGTGAAGTATATGG ATTTGGTATTGTAATGTGGGAAATTGCAACTCTCAAAAGACCCTATGAAG GAATGTCTGACAAAGAAATCTATGCATATTTGACAAAAGATGAGAAAGTAGAGCCATTGAACAGTGACTGTCCTCCTGAATTTGCCTCAGTCATTGACAGATGTAGATCCTTTGACTCGTTGATGAGACCACTTATTGCTG AAGTGAAAGATGAACTGGATGTGATATGCTCAAAATATGATTAA